CCGAAGGATTTACTCTTACTCAAATGGGTGCGAAATTGGGAATGGATTCAGGAGCACTTAGTAAAATTGAGAATGGTAAGAGAATTTTAGATGCTGGATATCTACCAATAGTGGCTCAGGTTTTTAATCTCGATTTAGAAATTTTAAAAACCGAATTTTTTGCAGAGAAAATTGCTAACGAATTGATAGAAAACTCTTGCAATGAAAGTACACTAAGACTTGCAGAGGAAAAGATTAAATACATAAAAGTTAAAACGGCTGAACAGACTAAACTTGAAATATAAAATGCTTAAATATTCTACCATAAGAAAAAGATTTAATTTAGAAAGACTTAATTCTGATTCTACAGAATTAGCAAATTTTACCCATTTTCTTCAGAATTCTAATGAAGATATTTTTAGAGCTAATGCATTGAATTATTTAGAAGAATATGATTTAGATATTTTATCCGCATTTGAACCTTCAAGTATTCCTTATTTGCCTATAAAATGGGATATACCTTTTCCAGGTCCAGAAAATCCTGATTTTACATTTATTGACCTATTTGCTGGCATTGGTGGATTTAGAATAGGTGCTCAGGAGAATAATGGAAAATGTGTTTTTAGCTCTGAATGGGATAAATATGCAATGCTCACTTATGAAAAGAATTTTGGTGAGATTCCATTTGGTGATATAACTAAGATAAGCGCAAGTGAAATTCCAGACCACGATATTTTATTTGCAGGATTTCCGTGTCAACCTTTTAGTTATTCTGGACGAAATGAAGGCTTCAAAGATAAGACAAGAGGAACATTGTTTTTCGATGTTCTTAGAATTCTTGAGGAAAAAAGGCCTAAGATGTTTCTACTTGAAAACGTAAAAGG
This region of Aequorivita marisscotiae genomic DNA includes:
- a CDS encoding helix-turn-helix domain-containing protein; its protein translation is MKKGIGEYLRELRKSEGFTLTQMGAKLGMDSGALSKIENGKRILDAGYLPIVAQVFNLDLEILKTEFFAEKIANELIENSCNESTLRLAEEKIKYIKVKTAEQTKLEI